The Vitis riparia cultivar Riparia Gloire de Montpellier isolate 1030 chromosome 3, EGFV_Vit.rip_1.0, whole genome shotgun sequence genome includes a region encoding these proteins:
- the LOC117911045 gene encoding WAT1-related protein At5g07050-like gives MGYEEWKPYILCVFSNICFAGFNIVSKVSLDKGMSRYVLVVYGYAFGTLATALLVLLFERNNKGKMSMAVLRDIFFLGLLGAVLGRTLYYAGMEYTSPAFASAMGNLIPSFTFVLALLCRMEKLEIWKVSSQAKIGGTLVALAGATLMTIYKGIVVISPHTRRSHEPAATSSKAFLDWEWIKGSLMLATSSLSLAAFYILQTTTLKKYPAPLTITWLMCLSGTLLAAIMTLIFDHEVSSWRLSWDISLIAPIYCGIMIYGVTTFVQMLVIQKKDPVFVTAFRPLSTILVTLMGLVILRDALHLGSIVGAIMIIFALYTTLWGKRKEKEKKLMENTNFEQGMESKLENQ, from the exons atgggGTATGAAGAGTGGAAACCATATATACTGTGTGTGTTCTCTAATATCTGTTTTGCAGGTTTTAACATTGTGTCAAAGGTCTCCCTGGACAAAGGCATGAGCCGCTACGTGCTGGTTGTCTATGGATATGCTTTTGGAACTTTAGCCACTGCACTTCTTGTTCTTCTCTTTGAAAG AAACAATAAAGGCAAAATGAGCATGGCAGTCTTGCGGGACATCTTCTTTCTGGGACTTCTAGG CGCTGTATTAGGACGGACGCTATATTATGCGGGAATGGAGTATACTTCACCAGCTTTTGCATCCGCCATGGGCAACTTGATTCCATCATTTACCTTTGTCTTGGCACTTCTGTGCCG GATggagaaattggaaatttggaaggTGAGTTCCCAAGCCAAGATAGGAGGAACTCTTGTGGCCCTCGCTGGTGCAACGCTGATGACAATATACAAGGGAATTGTGGTGATTTCACCCCACACCAGACGTTCACATGAGCCTGCAGCCACCTCTTCAAAAGCATTCCTAGATTGGGAGTGGATAAAGGGCTCCCTCATGCTTGCAACTTCATCCCTTTCATTGGCAGCGTTCTACATCCTACAG ACTACAACACTTAAGAAGTATCCAGCGCCTCTTACTATAACGTGGTTAATGTGCTTATCAGGGACTTTGTTGGCAGCAATCATGACACTGATTTTCGATCATGAAGTCTCTTCATGGAGGTTGTCATGGGACATCTCCCTAATCGCTCCCATATACTGC GGAATTATGATTTATGGAGTTACAACTTTTGTTCAAATGTTGGTAATCCAAAAAAAAGATCCGGTTTTTGTGACGGCATTTAGACCACTATCCACGATACTTGTAACATTGATGGGCCTAGTTATTTTAAGAGATGCACTACACTTGGGAAG TATTGTTGGAGCTataatgataatttttgctCTCTACACAACTTTATGGGGAAAGAGgaaggagaaagagaagaaattgaTGGAGAATACAAATTTTGAACAAGGTATGGAAAGCAAACTTGAAAATCAATAG
- the LOC117911361 gene encoding ATPase WRNIP1, giving the protein MEREQLLSMGFPDDLASQALAATGGKSILKATEWILGRNKSDSQTPDENPNSSPSPSPFQPKLDRFFHFQSKPSNPPQIQKQHCDTPSLPSPPSKRLRLEAENSPHQPLSERMRPRTVDDVVGQDHLLSHKSLLRSAIDSNRLPSIILWGPPGTGKTSIAKAIVNSSSQPSSYRFVSLSAVTAGVKDVRDVVEEARKIKVSKNMNSKRTLLFVDEVHRFNKSQQDSFLPVIEDGSIVFIGATTENPSFHLITPLLSRCRVLTLNPLQPSHVASLLNRAVADTGRGLAWSVGGASIEVSDEAIDFLSSHCDGDARVALNALEISAVTAAARVPIKQSVCRVEEEEHGESLVENNGVGSSQVTTVTLVDAKEALQSKHLAYDKAGEEHYNLISALHKSMRGSDADASIYWLARMLEGGEEPLYIARRLVRFASEDVGLADPNALVQAVACYQACHFLGMPECNVNLAQCVAYLALAPKSVSVYRAILAAQEVVRESVGQNEGVPLHLRNAPTKLMKELGYGKGYIYPPDNPFSSTQNYLPPSLQGYKFLN; this is encoded by the coding sequence ATGGAGAGGGAGCAGTTGCTGAGCATGGGTTTTCCTGACGATTTGGCCTCCCAAGCTCTCGCTGCCACAGGTGGCAAATCGATCCTCAAAGCCACCGAATGGATTCTCGGCCGCAACAAATCCGATTCTCAAACCCCTGACGAAAACCCCAATTCATCCCCGTCCCCATCCCCATTCCAGCCCAAGCTCGATCGCTTCTTTCACTTTCAATCCAAGCCCTCCAATCCCCCCCAAATCCAAAAACAACACTGCGACACGCCCTCATTGCCCAGTCCCCCCTCCAAACGACTCCGTTTAGAGGCAGAAAACAGTCCCCACCAGCCCTTATCTGAGCGAATGCGACCTCGTACTGTGGACGATGTGGTGGGCCAAGACCATCTTCTCTCTCACAAATCCCTGCTTCGCTCAGCCATCGATTCCAATCGTCTTCCTTCTATAATCCTATGGGGCCCACCGGGCACCGGCAAGACCTCCATTGCCAAGGCCATTGTCAATTCCTCCTCCCAGCCTTCCTCCTATCGATTTGTTTCCTTATCGGCTGTCACTGCTGGTGTCAAGGACGTGAGGGACGTCGTGGAGGAGGCTAGAAAGATTAAAGTGTCAAAGAACATGAACAGCAAGAGAACATTGTTGTTTGTGGATGAGGTTCATCGTTTCAACAAGTCTCAACAAGACTCTTTTTTGCCTGTAATTGAAGATGGGAGCATCGTGTTTATTGGAGCTACAACCGAGAATCCATCATTCCATTTGATAACGCCCTTGTTGTCTCGTTGTCGAGTTCTCACCCTCAACCCTTTACAGCCTAGTCATGTTGCTAGCCTGCTTAATCGAGCTGTTGCTGACACGGGCAGGGGATTGGCTTGGAGCGTGGGTGGGGCGAGTATTGAAGTCAGCGATGAGGCCATTGATTTTTTGTCCTCACATTGTGATGGCGATGCTCGTGTGGCATTAAACGCCTTGGAAATTTCTGCTGTCACTGCAGCTGCTCGAGTACCCATTAAGCAATCAGTCTGCagagttgaagaagaagagcatgGAGAGAGTTTAGTGGAAAATAATGGGGTTGGTTCATCCCAAGTGACCACTGTCACTTTGGTTGATGCCAAGGAGGCGCTGCAATCTAAGCATCTTGCTTATGACAAAGCAGGGGAAGAACACTACAATCTCATCAGTGCCCTCCACAAATCGATGAGGGGTAGTGATGCGGATGCCTCAATTTATTGGCTGGCAAGAATGTTAGAAGGAGGTGAAGAACCTTTGTATATTGCCAGGAGACTCGTCAGGTTTGCAAGTGAGGATGTTGGATTGGCTGACCCCAATGCCCTTGTGCAGGCTGTTGCTTGCTACCAAGCTTGCCATTTTTTGGGCATGCCTGAGTGCAATGTGAATCTTGCACAATGTGTGGCTTACTTGGCTTTGGCTCCCAAATCTGTTTCTGTGTATCGAGCCATCTTGGCTGCACAGGAGGTAGTGAGGGAATCTGTTGGACAGAATGAGGGAGTGCCTCTTCATCTCAGGAATGCACCCACTAAACTAATGAAAGAACTTGGATACGGGAAGGGCTATATCTACCCACCTGACAATCCTTTCTCTTCTACACAGAACTATCTACCACCATCACTTCAAGGTTACAAGTTTctcaattga
- the LOC117911362 gene encoding oxygen-dependent coproporphyrinogen-III oxidase, chloroplastic-like — MPTATLSSSSLTLFPLSSSPTPPRIPCTSTTLTFPSFLVKPTSVRMMGRGSHILPPKAVAIEKETPENERPSTFLRESDGDDYSLSSVRGRFEKMIRDAQDCVCQAIEAADGGGKFKEDVWSRPGGGGGISRVLQDGAVWEKAGVNVSVVYGVMPPEAYRAAKPASSTDSSSDLNYKPGPVPFFAAGISSVLHPKNPFAPTLHFNYRYFETDAPKDTPGAPRQWWFGGGTDLTPAYIFEEDVKHFHSVQKSACDKFDPSFYPRFKKWCDDYFYIKHRGERRGLGGIFFDDLNDYDQEMLLSFATECANSVIPAYLPIIEKRKDVPFTDRHKAWQQLRRGRYVEFNLVYDRGTTFGLKTGGRIESILVSLPLTARWEYDHQPEEGSEEWKLLDACINPKEWI; from the exons ATGCCCACGGCTACTCTCTCCTCCTCCTCATTGACTCTCTTCCCCCTCTCTTCTTCTCCAACGCCACCCAGAATTCCTTGTACGAGTACAACCCTAACATTTCCTTCTTTCCTCGTAAAACCCACTTCTGTAAGGATGATGGGCAGAGGTAGTCATATCTTGCCACCCAAGGCTGTGGCAATTGAGAAAGAGACTCCCGAGAACGAACGCCCCTCCACATTTCTCAGAGAATCAGATGGTGATGACTACTCACTATCGTCTGTTCGGGGCCGATTCGAGAAGATGATAAGGGACGCCCAGGACTGCGTGTGCCAAGCCATAGAGGCCGCGGACGGAGGCGGAAAGTTCAAGGAGGACGTGTGGTCGAGACCTGGTGGCGGCGGCGGCATCAGCCGAGTCTTGCAGGACGGTGCTGTTTGGGAGAAGGCCGGCGTTAATGTTTCCGTTGTTTACGGTGTTATGCCTCCTGAAGCATATAGAGCTGCCAAGCCTGCTTCCAGCACTGACTCCTCCTCTGATCTCAACTACAAGCCTGGACCTGTTCCATTTTTTGCTGCCGGGATTAGCTCG GTTTTACATCCAAAGAACCCATTTGCACCCACACTGCATTTTAATTATCGGTATTTTGAGACTGATGCTCCGAAAG ATACTCCTGGAGCACCTAGACAGTGGTGGTTTGGTGGTGGTACTGATTTAACCCCTGCTTACATCTTTGAGGAGGACGTCAAGCACTTCCATTcg GTTCAAAAAAGTGCTTGTGACAAATTCGATCCTAGCTTCTATCCCCGATTCAAGAAATGGTgtgatgattatttttatattaag CATCGAGGTGAGAGGCGTGGACTTGGAGGAATATTTTTTGACGATCTTAATGACTATGACCAGGAGATGCTTCTTTCTTTCGCCACTG AATGTGCTAATTCTGTGATCCCAGCATACTTACCCATTATAGAGAAAAGGAAGGATGTGCCATTTACAGATCGCCACAAGGCATGGCAGCAGTTGCGCAGAGGCCGCTATGTAGAATTCAACTTG GTTTATGATCGGGGTACAACATTTGGACTGAAGACAGGAGGTCGAATTGAGAGCATTCTTGTTTCTCTCCCACTAACTGCACGGTGGGAATATGACCAT CAACCAGAAGAGGGGAGTGAAGAATGGAAACTATTGGATGCTTGTATCAACCCAAAGGAATGGATCTAA